A genomic stretch from Candidatus Bathyarchaeota archaeon includes:
- a CDS encoding nitroreductase family protein, whose amino-acid sequence MDVFKAIRNRRSIRAFERKIVSKEKIEWLIDAARHAPSAGNIQPWEFVIVRNLKIKKQLSAAALNQTFIEEAPVVIVVCANEVRSSQGYGQRGANLYCIQDTAAATENLLLAAYAMGLGACWVGAFREENVRKALNTPDHVRPVAIIPIGHPSEKPTPRRRRHIQEIVHLETF is encoded by the coding sequence ATGGATGTGTTCAAGGCCATAAGAAACAGAAGAAGCATCCGCGCTTTTGAAAGAAAAATAGTATCCAAAGAAAAAATTGAATGGCTTATTGACGCTGCAAGACATGCACCTTCAGCAGGCAACATTCAACCCTGGGAATTCGTTATAGTGAGAAACCTTAAAATAAAGAAGCAGCTCTCAGCCGCCGCTTTAAACCAAACTTTCATTGAAGAAGCCCCAGTTGTAATAGTGGTTTGTGCAAATGAAGTGCGTTCTAGCCAAGGTTATGGACAACGCGGGGCAAACCTTTACTGCATACAAGACACCGCTGCAGCTACAGAAAACCTGTTATTAGCAGCTTATGCCATGGGACTTGGTGCTTGTTGGGTTGGGGCTTTTCGAGAAGAAAACGTAAGAAAAGCTTTAAACACCCCTGACCACGTGAGACCAGTTGCAATAATTCCAATTGGACACCCCTCAGAAAAACCGACACCTCGGAGAAGAAGGCATATCCAAGAGATTGTTCATCTAGAAACGTTTTGA
- a CDS encoding 60S ribosomal protein L22, translating to MTKIPIEISELRKSVDGDTVKELADFLEEKLEEIEVDMTGSEIILSYEAEEKPFSRSYLRTLLRKFLHKAELKEFRVIAGKENAFVIKEKKLRIEE from the coding sequence ATGACGAAAATTCCTATTGAAATCTCGGAGTTGCGCAAGAGTGTCGATGGCGACACGGTGAAAGAACTAGCCGACTTCCTTGAAGAAAAGCTAGAAGAGATAGAAGTTGATATGACTGGCAGCGAAATAATCTTGAGCTATGAAGCGGAAGAGAAGCCGTTTTCGCGGTCCTATCTGCGAACTCTTCTTCGTAAGTTTCTACACAAGGCAGAATTGAAAGAATTTCGGGTAATTGCTGGAAAAGAAAATGCTTTTGTTATCAAAGAGAAGAAGCTGCGCATCGAAGAGTAG
- a CDS encoding SMC family ATPase — GKSSILYAIDFALFGDPLTRSYHYLLREGESAGKVAVEFLLNGRTYRIERGLKRRGKGIGQDVEHLKFYEEDDLIASMRNEAVAEQLKSITGLDKEIFREVVWVRQEHLKELLDIAPRERQKRLDQLFGLSDYEVAWNNIRGIQREYESEKKAYEKDFDVLGIEKLEAEYHKAVEEFSNLENEILNLTNGLQEAEMALQAASVQLQNLEQLRKQTEELLKKEAELQTNTVNTEDMCARLANQIQRKITTIGELEQRLETFKAKLNLQRKKLQEIGLASDLTIEELKHQLTSFDEQMTSIRAEQEAARKENQVSKQRVSNLAAESKCPLCLQPLPENYKAHMLKHIEEEKAEREGKLVELQKNIQELEKLRDVANKAVLDFQSYTPRIQDIKTRVLEEIESKEKLEKEFEEHQLREKMFRTQLEEARKEIEKFDISELENARNLHETTSEQYHTIKTRLEFSESRKKDISFRIEEFRERVMHAQQKIERVKKIEKLLEILDGIRDAYRGIQPQLRTEFVRILERVVQQVLDSLVGEEDIALIARIDETYTPSIKSQEGHEREVSYLSGGERTLLAFAYRFALGQLIMQARTGHGLQMLLLDEPTESLGREDRSVDRLAEAIARLKAIEQIIAVTHNEAFAEKAEHIIRLEKEADVSKVVA; from the coding sequence GGCAAATCCAGCATACTTTACGCTATCGATTTCGCTTTGTTTGGCGACCCTTTGACGAGAAGCTATCATTATCTTTTACGTGAAGGGGAAAGTGCGGGAAAGGTGGCTGTCGAGTTTCTATTGAATGGTAGAACCTACCGCATTGAAAGGGGATTGAAGAGACGTGGAAAGGGGATAGGCCAAGACGTGGAGCACCTGAAGTTTTACGAAGAAGACGATTTAATCGCCAGCATGAGAAATGAAGCTGTTGCGGAGCAGTTGAAAAGCATAACGGGGCTAGATAAGGAAATTTTCCGTGAAGTTGTGTGGGTTAGGCAGGAGCATCTTAAGGAATTATTGGATATAGCTCCTCGAGAACGGCAGAAACGGTTAGATCAGCTGTTTGGATTAAGCGACTACGAGGTGGCGTGGAACAACATACGTGGAATCCAAAGAGAATACGAGAGTGAAAAGAAGGCTTACGAGAAGGACTTTGACGTTCTAGGAATAGAGAAGCTTGAGGCTGAGTATCATAAAGCTGTTGAAGAATTCTCAAATCTTGAAAATGAAATTCTTAACTTGACTAACGGGCTGCAAGAAGCAGAAATGGCTTTGCAAGCCGCATCTGTCCAACTTCAGAACCTCGAACAACTTAGAAAACAAACTGAGGAATTATTAAAGAAAGAGGCTGAGCTTCAAACAAACACCGTAAACACCGAAGACATGTGTGCAAGGCTTGCAAATCAGATTCAAAGAAAAATAACGACTATTGGCGAATTGGAGCAGCGTTTGGAAACTTTCAAAGCAAAGCTGAACTTGCAGAGAAAAAAGCTGCAAGAAATCGGTCTGGCTTCAGATTTGACAATTGAAGAACTAAAACACCAACTAACTTCCTTTGATGAGCAGATGACAAGCATAAGAGCTGAACAGGAAGCGGCAAGAAAAGAAAACCAAGTCTCCAAGCAACGAGTCTCCAACCTCGCAGCCGAAAGCAAGTGCCCACTCTGTCTACAGCCTCTTCCAGAAAACTACAAAGCACACATGCTAAAACATATCGAAGAAGAGAAGGCGGAAAGAGAAGGAAAACTCGTAGAACTGCAGAAAAACATTCAAGAACTGGAAAAACTAAGAGACGTTGCAAACAAAGCAGTTTTAGACTTTCAATCATATACTCCCAGAATCCAAGACATAAAAACGCGTGTTCTTGAAGAGATTGAGTCCAAGGAGAAACTGGAAAAAGAATTTGAAGAACACCAATTGCGAGAAAAAATGTTTAGGACCCAGCTTGAAGAAGCCCGCAAAGAAATCGAAAAATTCGACATATCAGAACTGGAAAATGCACGGAACCTCCATGAAACCACATCTGAGCAATATCATACAATCAAAACAAGGCTCGAATTCAGTGAAAGCCGGAAAAAGGATATCTCCTTTAGGATTGAAGAGTTTCGCGAACGGGTTATGCACGCTCAGCAAAAGATTGAAAGAGTGAAAAAAATAGAGAAACTGTTGGAAATCCTTGATGGAATTCGCGATGCTTATAGAGGCATACAGCCCCAGCTGCGAACGGAGTTTGTCAGAATCCTGGAACGAGTGGTTCAGCAAGTGTTAGACAGTCTTGTAGGCGAAGAAGACATTGCGTTGATCGCACGCATTGACGAAACCTACACTCCCTCTATTAAAAGCCAAGAAGGCCATGAACGGGAAGTCTCTTATCTTTCCGGTGGAGAACGCACCCTTCTAGCATTCGCCTACAGGTTTGCTCTGGGTCAGCTTATTATGCAGGCACGAACAGGACACGGCTTGCAAATGCTCTTGTTGGACGAACCCACAGAAAGTCTCGGTAGGGAAGACCGTTCCGTTGACCGCTTAGCGGAAGCAATCGCACGTCTCAAAGCTATAGAGCAGATAATCGCAGTCACCCACAATGAAGCTTTTGCAGAAAAAGCTGAGCACATAATAAGGTTGGAAAAGGAAGCTGATGTAAGCAAAGTTGTCGCTTAA
- a CDS encoding DUF47 family protein has protein sequence MSELLDWFKKRRETHALNTMRRHLTTTMSIVDDLEKAVEAAVLNKTKESKSLIDNITSAEREADTLRRNFMDELAQGELSSSDREDLMHLMKRVDMVVDWCREATRLLNVLPMKEVQQSLKKAFIEMANGLKECALSLQRSMNKMVIKPEDALKAADEVERQEEKVDDLHENARQLLVEEAKLKAGIAVLASQLFEAIETAADSCEDACDQIRIIIVRR, from the coding sequence ATGAGTGAATTACTAGACTGGTTCAAAAAACGCCGAGAGACTCATGCATTAAATACAATGCGGCGCCACCTTACAACAACAATGTCCATTGTAGACGACTTGGAAAAAGCAGTGGAAGCAGCTGTCTTGAACAAGACAAAAGAATCAAAATCGCTTATTGACAATATTACAAGCGCTGAAAGAGAAGCAGATACTCTAAGGAGGAACTTTATGGACGAGTTGGCTCAGGGCGAGTTATCCTCTTCAGACAGGGAAGACTTGATGCATCTGATGAAGCGAGTGGATATGGTAGTAGATTGGTGTAGAGAAGCTACAAGGTTGCTAAATGTACTTCCAATGAAGGAGGTTCAACAAAGTTTGAAGAAAGCCTTTATAGAAATGGCTAACGGTCTTAAGGAGTGCGCTTTATCGCTTCAAAGAAGCATGAATAAAATGGTCATTAAGCCAGAAGATGCTTTGAAGGCAGCTGATGAAGTAGAACGACAAGAAGAGAAAGTTGATGATCTACATGAGAATGCTCGTCAACTGCTCGTTGAAGAGGCAAAACTGAAAGCGGGAATAGCCGTTTTAGCAAGCCAACTCTTCGAAGCAATTGAAACTGCGGCTGATTCTTGCGAAGATGCTTGCGATCAAATTAGAATTATTATTGTTAGACGTTGA
- a CDS encoding ATP-dependent DNA ligase: MKFSQIADCYEKIDATTKRLEMTDYLVELLKLTSKDIIDKVVYLTQGKLYPDFVDIQIGIAEKLAIQAVAKATGKSEKETGEDLAKTGDIGETAQKFLAKKTQATLFKGTPLTVEEVYDTLDKMARASGTGSMDRKLSLLAGLLTSATPKEAKYIIRTVTGSLRLGIADMTVLDALAIAYGGGKEARDALERAYNISPDLGKVAKIVAKKGMKDIEKIKVSLGKPIRPMLAERLGSPEEILEKLNGKCMAEFKYDGERVQAHKQGEQVTLFSRRLDNITNQYPDAVELFKKYVKAKNAIIEAECVAVDSDTGEMKPFQELMHRRRKYGIKEAMEEYPVSLFMFDMLYADGEDYTLKPYLARHRKLEQIIKENTRAKTAESLIVDNAEDMEKFFEKAVESGCEGLMCKSIAKDSIYQAGARGWMWIKYKRDYKSEMTDTVDLVVVAAFHGRGKRAGTYGALLLAAYNPDKDTFETVTKCGTGFTDEDLKRLPKIMEKHKIPHKHPRVQSMLEADVWFEPAVVIEVLGAEITLSPVHTCAIDAIRKESGLAIRFPRFTGNYRFDKSAEDATTDKEIVKTYRNQLKKLGES, from the coding sequence TTGAAGTTCTCTCAGATAGCGGATTGCTATGAAAAAATTGATGCCACAACCAAAAGACTTGAGATGACTGATTATCTGGTGGAACTTCTTAAGCTCACCTCGAAAGACATTATAGACAAAGTTGTTTACCTTACACAGGGAAAATTATACCCTGACTTTGTTGACATTCAGATAGGCATAGCTGAAAAGCTGGCTATTCAAGCTGTTGCAAAGGCGACAGGCAAAAGTGAGAAAGAAACCGGGGAAGACCTTGCGAAAACAGGAGACATAGGTGAAACTGCCCAAAAATTTCTTGCAAAAAAAACTCAAGCAACACTCTTCAAAGGAACGCCCTTAACAGTTGAAGAAGTCTACGATACACTCGACAAGATGGCGAGGGCGTCCGGCACAGGTTCAATGGACAGAAAGCTGAGCCTTCTCGCAGGCCTGTTGACAAGTGCTACTCCAAAAGAGGCAAAATACATCATAAGGACAGTGACCGGAAGCCTCAGATTAGGAATCGCTGACATGACGGTTTTAGACGCATTGGCAATCGCATATGGAGGCGGTAAGGAGGCAAGAGACGCATTAGAGAGAGCCTACAACATTTCTCCAGATCTTGGAAAGGTAGCCAAGATAGTTGCAAAGAAAGGGATGAAGGACATTGAAAAAATTAAGGTGTCGCTCGGAAAACCTATACGCCCAATGCTCGCAGAACGACTGGGTTCACCTGAAGAAATCTTAGAGAAGCTTAACGGCAAATGTATGGCAGAGTTCAAGTATGACGGGGAACGCGTGCAAGCTCACAAACAAGGAGAGCAAGTTACTTTATTTTCACGACGCCTAGATAACATCACAAATCAGTATCCCGATGCTGTAGAGCTTTTCAAGAAATATGTCAAGGCAAAAAACGCTATCATTGAGGCGGAATGTGTTGCCGTGGACTCAGACACTGGCGAAATGAAGCCCTTCCAGGAATTGATGCATCGCAGACGGAAATATGGCATCAAAGAGGCAATGGAAGAATATCCTGTCTCGCTTTTCATGTTTGACATGTTATATGCCGACGGAGAAGACTATACTTTGAAACCTTATTTAGCCAGGCACAGAAAACTTGAGCAGATAATCAAAGAGAACACCCGCGCGAAAACTGCAGAGTCTCTCATCGTAGACAACGCTGAAGATATGGAAAAGTTCTTTGAAAAAGCCGTGGAAAGTGGTTGCGAAGGGCTCATGTGTAAATCAATAGCCAAAGACTCGATCTATCAGGCGGGTGCGAGAGGGTGGATGTGGATAAAATACAAGCGGGATTACAAAAGCGAAATGACCGACACCGTGGACCTAGTAGTCGTAGCAGCTTTTCACGGTAGAGGAAAACGTGCAGGAACATATGGAGCATTACTCTTAGCGGCTTATAACCCTGACAAAGACACGTTTGAAACAGTAACAAAATGCGGAACCGGCTTTACCGATGAAGACTTGAAGAGACTACCGAAAATAATGGAGAAGCATAAGATTCCTCACAAGCATCCGAGGGTGCAGTCGATGCTTGAAGCAGATGTATGGTTTGAACCCGCTGTTGTGATTGAGGTTCTCGGAGCAGAAATCACGTTAAGCCCAGTTCACACATGTGCGATAGATGCGATTCGTAAAGAAAGCGGGTTGGCTATAAGATTTCCCCGATTCACCGGAAACTACAGATTTGACAAGTCCGCAGAAGATGCGACAACAGATAAGGAAATAGTGAAAACT
- a CDS encoding DMT family transporter, with product MVKRGRQLALLEGITAGTLFGTGAIFIRLLTNINVFSIALWRLMIASAALAFIILAFRRKLDTSLVRKNLKHFLVLGLLLGVHFILFVSAVKNTTILNATVLVNTTPIFSMIISTFLYRIKPSKLALAGVIFSFIGAGFIAYRDAMAGDTASLIGDLEATLAAVAEGFYLNYGREKRRKLPLLPTMLFIYLAAALTVGATTLLTGTTFEVSDSLGMLLLLVGFGIFPTAVAHTLYFSSLSNLKSFETATMALLEPLGAVLLGIAIFAEFPTPVFVLGAVLVLVGILSVVAGE from the coding sequence ATGGTAAAAAGAGGTAGACAACTAGCCCTGTTAGAAGGCATTACAGCAGGCACACTTTTCGGCACGGGGGCAATATTCATCCGCCTTTTAACTAACATCAACGTTTTTTCAATAGCTCTTTGGCGGCTGATGATAGCCTCAGCAGCACTAGCTTTCATAATATTAGCGTTTAGGAGAAAACTCGACACCAGCCTAGTTCGGAAGAACCTTAAACATTTTCTTGTACTCGGGCTGCTGCTGGGCGTTCATTTCATCCTTTTCGTTTCGGCCGTGAAAAATACAACCATCTTGAATGCAACGGTACTTGTGAATACAACGCCTATTTTTTCCATGATAATATCCACATTCCTTTACCGCATAAAACCGTCAAAACTGGCTCTGGCAGGTGTAATATTCTCGTTCATCGGGGCAGGGTTCATAGCTTATAGAGATGCTATGGCAGGAGATACTGCTAGTTTGATAGGAGATTTAGAAGCCACTTTGGCAGCCGTTGCAGAAGGTTTCTACCTTAACTATGGCAGAGAAAAACGCAGAAAGCTTCCACTCTTGCCAACCATGCTCTTCATATACTTGGCAGCAGCTCTTACCGTCGGCGCAACAACACTCTTGACTGGAACAACTTTTGAAGTCTCAGACAGCTTAGGAATGCTTCTACTACTAGTAGGCTTTGGCATCTTCCCAACTGCAGTAGCTCACACCCTCTATTTCTCTTCACTATCCAACCTCAAGTCTTTCGAAACTGCCACTATGGCACTTCTTGAACCCTTAGGCGCAGTTCTTCTAGGTATCGCAATCTTTGCAGAATTCCCCACGCCAGTTTTCGTCTTAGGCGCAGTTCTGGTGCTTGTGGGAATTCTCTCAGTAGTAGCAGGAGAATAA